The genomic region GGAGAGGCGGTGCCCGGGCAGGGCGTGGAAGAGGTGGAGGCGGTGTGGACCGGCGGCGCGGGCGCGAACGACCAGGACGTGAGTCCGTACGCGTGGCCGGACGAGGAGGCCGGGCCCGACGCCGAAGTGGACGGCGGCATGACGATCGGGGAGTACCTCGACGCGCTGTTGCAATGGCAGCCGAGCCGGGCCGCAGCACCGGCGCCGGCGGTGCGGTCGGCGGAGCCCGGGGCGGAGGCGGACCGCGGCGGGGACGGGGCGGCGACCGCCGCCCGGGCGGTCGAGGACGATGACGATGACCTGGAGATGTTCCGGGCCTGGCTCCAGAGTCTGAAGCGTTGAGGATCGGGGTTCTGCACGGGCCGAATCTCAACCTGCTCGGGCGCCGTGAGCCGGAGGTGTACGGCCGGGCGACGCTGGAGCAGGCGAACGAGCGCCTCGAGGCGGTGGCTGCCGAGCTCGGGGTCGGGCTGGAGGTGTTCCAGTCCAACAGCGAGGGAGCGCTGGTGGACTGGATCCAGGAGAGCGCCGAGCGGGTAGCGGGCTACGTCGTCAACGCCGGGGGGTATACGCATACCAGCGTCGCGATCCTCGATGCGTTGCTGGGGGTCGGGCGCCCGTTCGTGGAAGTGCATGTGACGAATCCGCAGGCTCGCGAGCCGTTCCGACACCGTTCGCTCCTGGCGCCGCGGGCGGTGGGGACGGTGGCGGGCTTCGGGATCGAGAGCTACGTGCTCGGACTGAGGGGCCTCGTCGCACGGCTCCGGTCGGGCGGGTGAAGCCGCCCCGGGCGTCGGAGCGAGACGGCAGGCGGGGGCAGACTCGGCCGAGCCCATCGAAGGGAGGGGGACGGCATGCCGAAGAGCGGTGAGCAGCCGTCGGATCCGCGGCGGCGATCGGGGACGGGCCGCCGGGTGAAGGAGGCGGCCGGGCGGAGTGGGCGGCCCGCCGCTGCGACACACGGAGAAGATGTGGAATCGGGTGTGGAGGTCTATCGGAACGGGAAGTCTGCACCCGCGCGGGCGATGATCGAGCTGGACTTCTTGCGGGCCCTGGTCGCGGTGGTGGACGAGAGCGGGATCGACTCGCTCGAGATCACGCGTGCGGGCACGCGGATCCGGATCTCGAAGACGCCGACGCCGGTGGTGGCCGCCGGCGCCCCGGCCGTGCCCGGGATGATCCCGCCGATCGCTGCACCGTCGGCTGCAGTGCCGGCCATCCCGCCCGCCCCGCCCGTGGCCGCGCCCCCGGAGGCGCCCGCGGCGGTGCCGGAGGCGGCCCCGGAGCCCGAGCCCGCGCCGGCCCGGGAGCTGGTGGAGGTGAGGTCTCCGATGGTGGGGACCTTCTACAGGGCGCCGGCCCCGGAGGCGCCGCCGTACGTCGAGGTCGGCTCGGTGGTGACGAAGGGGCAGACGCTCTGCATCCTGGAGGCGATGAAGCTGAT from bacterium harbors:
- the aroQ gene encoding type II 3-dehydroquinate dehydratase; this encodes MRIGVLHGPNLNLLGRREPEVYGRATLEQANERLEAVAAELGVGLEVFQSNSEGALVDWIQESAERVAGYVVNAGGYTHTSVAILDALLGVGRPFVEVHVTNPQAREPFRHRSLLAPRAVGTVAGFGIESYVLGLRGLVARLRSGG
- a CDS encoding acetyl-CoA carboxylase, biotin carboxyl carrier protein codes for the protein MIELDFLRALVAVVDESGIDSLEITRAGTRIRISKTPTPVVAAGAPAVPGMIPPIAAPSAAVPAIPPAPPVAAPPEAPAAVPEAAPEPEPAPARELVEVRSPMVGTFYRAPAPEAPPYVEVGSVVTKGQTLCILEAMKLMNELESEVDGIVREILVENAEPVEYGQVLFRIEPRS